Genomic window (Sphingomonas sp. S1-29):
GCTGGCGGCGATGTTCATCATGATGAACGCCGCGCGGCTGGGCGTCGGGCTGCAGGGGCTGGGCGTCGCCGAGACTGCGTACCAGAACGCGGTCGCCTATGCGGGTGACCGGCGGCAGGGACGCGCGCTCACCGGCGCCGCCGAGCCCGCCGAAAAGGCTGACACGTTGTTCGTCCACCCCGATGTCCGTCGGATGCTGATGGAGGCCAAGGCGCTGACCGAAGGGCTTCGCGCCTTGTGCCTGTGGGGCGCGCTCCAGGTCGATCTGGCGCACAAGGCCGCGACCGAGGAAGAGCGCGAAATGGCCGACGACCTGATCGGGCTGCTGACCCCGGTGATCAAGGGATACGGCACCGACAAGGGCTATGACATCGCGACCAGCGCGCAGCAGGTCTATGGCGGGCATGGCTACATCGCCGAATGGGGGATGGAGCAATATGTCCGCGATGCGCGGATCGCGATGATCTACGAAGGCACCAACGGCGTGCAGGCGATGGACCTCGTCGGCCGCAAGCTGGCGCAGAAGGGCGGCCGCGCGGTGCAGGCGTTCTTCAAGCTGGTGGCGGGCGAGATCGCCGATGCCAAGGCGCAGGACGAAGCGACCGCGGAGTTCGCGGGGCGGCTCGAAAAGGCGCTGGGCGACCTGCAGGCATCGACGATGTGGTTCATGGCGAACGGGATGCAGAACCCCAACCATGTCGGCGCGGGTGCGCATTCGTACATGCACATCATGGGCATCGTCGCGACCGGCTTGATGTGGCTGCGGATGGTGCGCGCCGCGAACGCGCTGCTGGCGGCGGGCGAGGGCGATGCGAAGTTCCTCGGCGCCAAGCTGGTGACCGCGCGCTTCTATGCCGAACGGATCATGCCCGACACCGGTGCGCTCCGCCGCAAGATCGAGGGCGGCGCCGACGCAATCATGGCGCTGGATCCCGAGATGTTCCTGGCGGCCTGAGGAGACTCACGGCTCCAACTTATCCGTTCGTGCTGAGCCTGTCGAAGCACCGTCCTTCTTTTGCCGGCCGGGCGCGAAGAAAGGGCAGTGCTTCGACAAGCTCGGCACGAACGGTATGGGGTGGGAAACCCGAACGTATCTCGCGTCCAGGTCAGCGCTTCGCCGGGGCTTCCGTCGGGGTCGTGGACGGACCCGGCACCGGCACCAGCGTGCCGCTGCGCCGACGGACGCCGCTAAGGTCGGGCACCGGCGGCGCAGGCGTGGCCGCTGCCGCCGCCGGTGTTGCGTCGCGCTTGGGCGCTGGCAGCGCTTGGCGCTTCATGCAGTCGCGGCGATCGGGGCGGGCGAAGCGGTCGCAGTTCCACAGCGCCCGTTCATAGCCGCGTGCCGAATCGCGCAAATAGCTGAACGCCATTCGCGCCAGGATCGCGGGTTCGGCGGGAAGGATCGCGGGGGTGTCGGCACGCTCGGTCCAGCCAAGCAGCTTGCAATAGCTGCGCTCGCCGCACAGCCGCTTGGCATAGACGGCATATTCGTCGGCCTCGAGGCGCGGATCGAGGGTGATCGCGAAGCTGTTGGGATCGGTCGGTAGCGGTGCCGGCATGTCGCCGAGCGCGATCGTCGTCGCCGCGACGGTTGCGTCCTCGACGCCGGCGGGAACTTCGCCGGACGCGTGCGAAGCCGCGATGCCCGCAAGTTCGGGCACCACCGGCTCGGTCCCCGCATAGCGACCGCGAAACGCCGGTGGCGTGCCCCACCAGCCGGTCCAGCGGAAGAACAAATGGGTGTTCACTTCGCTGATCTTGTCGAGGCTGCTGCTCCAATAGGGCATCACCCAGTCGGTATGATAATGGGTTGCGGTGCCGACCCGCTTGTCGACCCGGCCCTGCAGCGCCGCGGTCGCGACCGCGCGCGCGCGCCCCCAGGCGGCGTCCGAATAGCGCCGCGCCAGCGCGCCGTCGCAGGTGAAGGTGAACTGGCAGCCGGTCGATCGCTCGCTGCCCTGGAAGACGACGCCGCACACCGATTTGGGGAAGGCGGGGTGGCGGACGCGGTTGAGGATCACCTGTGCCACCGCGCGTTGCCCGACC
Coding sequences:
- a CDS encoding acyl-CoA dehydrogenase C-terminal domain-containing protein codes for the protein MPQYTPPVRDTRFILDHVVQLDKHANLPGFANATPDVVNAVLEEGGKFVAEVLFPVNLSGDQQGCTRHADGSVTTPDGFKEAYKQFVESGWATLAAPEEFGGQAMPHVVSTAFEEYMISANMAFAMYPGLTHGAIAALLAKGSQAQKELYVPKMVSGEWGGTMNLTEPQCGTDLGLIKTKAEPQGDGSYAITGTKIFISSGEHDLTSNIIHLVLAKTPGAPDSSKGISLFVVPKVLVNDDGSLGDRNGVTCGSIEHKMGIHANSTCVMNYDGATGWLVGEEMKGLAAMFIMMNAARLGVGLQGLGVAETAYQNAVAYAGDRRQGRALTGAAEPAEKADTLFVHPDVRRMLMEAKALTEGLRALCLWGALQVDLAHKAATEEEREMADDLIGLLTPVIKGYGTDKGYDIATSAQQVYGGHGYIAEWGMEQYVRDARIAMIYEGTNGVQAMDLVGRKLAQKGGRAVQAFFKLVAGEIADAKAQDEATAEFAGRLEKALGDLQASTMWFMANGMQNPNHVGAGAHSYMHIMGIVATGLMWLRMVRAANALLAAGEGDAKFLGAKLVTARFYAERIMPDTGALRRKIEGGADAIMALDPEMFLAA
- a CDS encoding cell wall hydrolase, whose translation is MTPTPPPTTPVIRAILAVLALLAVLVPAIIVATAPRIVPVERTLARPAVRVIPPAELPPVEPTAFVAVDPADARSFNAAVPFSSAPNLPARAFRIAGAPDSIARATDCLTAGVLYESGDDSVGQRAVAQVILNRVRHPAFPKSVCGVVFQGSERSTGCQFTFTCDGALARRYSDAAWGRARAVATAALQGRVDKRVGTATHYHTDWVMPYWSSSLDKISEVNTHLFFRWTGWWGTPPAFRGRYAGTEPVVPELAGIAASHASGEVPAGVEDATVAATTIALGDMPAPLPTDPNSFAITLDPRLEADEYAVYAKRLCGERSYCKLLGWTERADTPAILPAEPAILARMAFSYLRDSARGYERALWNCDRFARPDRRDCMKRQALPAPKRDATPAAAAATPAPPVPDLSGVRRRSGTLVPVPGPSTTPTEAPAKR